Genomic DNA from Streptomyces sp. PCS3-D2:
TGGCGGCGGTGCGCAAGGTGACGGAGGGCGCCGACCTGGTCTTCCACCTGGCGGCCATCCGGATCACGCAGTGCGCGGAGGAACCACGGCTGGCGAACGAGGTGATGGTGGACGGCACGTTCAACGTGCTGGAGGCGGCGGCCGCCGCCGGGGTGGGGAAGGTGATCGCCTCGTCGTCGGCCTCGGTCTACGGCCTGGCCGAACAGTTCCCGACGACCGAGCGCCACCATCCGTACAACAACGACACCTTCTACGGTGCGGCGAAGGCCTTCAACGAGGGGATGCTGCGCAGCTTCCACTCGATGTACGGGCTGGACTACGTCGCACTGCGCTACTTCAACGTGTACGGCCCGCGGATGGACATCCACGGGCTGTACACCGAGGTGCTCATCCGCTGGATGGAGCGCATCGCCTCGGGCGAACCGCCGCTGATCCTCGGCGACGGCCTGCAGACCATGGACTTCGTCGACGTGCGCGACATCGCGCGCGCGAACCTGCTGGCTGCCGAATCGGACCTGACCGACGAGGTGTTCAACGTCGCGAGCGGGACCGAGACGAGCCTGCTGGAGCTGGCGAACGGCCTGCTGGAGGCGATGGGCGCGGACGGCCTGGTGCCCGAGCACGGCCCGGCCCGTGCCGTGAACGGCGTGACCCGCCGCCTCGCGGACACCGCGCAGGCCCGTGAGCGCCTCGGCTTCACGGCCGCGATCGACCTGCGCACCGGCCTGCGGGACCTGGTGGACTGGTGGCGGGCGGAGCGCGCCGCCGACACGGCGGCGGAGGCGGGTCGATGAACGCCCCGG
This window encodes:
- a CDS encoding NAD-dependent epimerase/dehydratase family protein, translated to MSSSVRGKKILVTGGAGTIGSHVVDQLVDNGAREIVVLDNFVRGRTANLARALPSGVVEVVEGDIRDVAAVRKVTEGADLVFHLAAIRITQCAEEPRLANEVMVDGTFNVLEAAAAAGVGKVIASSSASVYGLAEQFPTTERHHPYNNDTFYGAAKAFNEGMLRSFHSMYGLDYVALRYFNVYGPRMDIHGLYTEVLIRWMERIASGEPPLILGDGLQTMDFVDVRDIARANLLAAESDLTDEVFNVASGTETSLLELANGLLEAMGADGLVPEHGPARAVNGVTRRLADTAQARERLGFTAAIDLRTGLRDLVDWWRAERAADTAAEAGR